From the Bacillus sp. FJAT-22090 genome, the window GTTATCTTGAATAAAACTAGAAGCCTTATCTAAATGCATTTTCACCGTTACATCATAATTTACTTGATTTATCAAATTTTCCATAGCAGGCTTCACAGCATTTCGGATACCATCACGTGTGGATTGCCCATAGACTCGGTCTAGTAGTTTCACTTGTTTTCGATATTCAGCAGTTGCTGTGTGATAAGCGGATTTTACTTGATTAAGGTCTTCCGAATTGACAGCCTTTTGAAGGTTGTTTGTTAAACCTTCAATTTTTTCACTTGATGTAATCGCATCTATGTAAGCCTGTGCGCGCTTCACATGAATTTTAGGCTCTACTAGTTTAGCTTGAATACTTAATTTTTCAGAGGTTGACAGTTTGCTAGCTGCATTTTCCGCTGCGAATATCGTTTTTTTAGCCATATTGTATTGATCGTAGGGACGGGTTTTAAAATCTGCAGAACCTTCTACTGAAATAGCCCATTTTAATATCGTTCCTGCATTTTGTGCGTCTGTTACTAATTGGTTTGTATTCGTCGCTGCACCAGCTTGTTGTGTTGGTGATGATATAAAAGCAACAATAGCAATTAAACATGCAATTTTTTTCATTTTGTTCTCCCTTTACAAGTATGTCTCTCTAGATGACTCTTTCTATAATTAAGTTTAACATGAATATATTACCTTCTTACTGTCCAAAAACAACGTAAATTGTAAAATGTAACCAATAATAATTACCATTGTTTGGACCAGATGATTAAATCTTTTAATATGTTATAATAATAGTATGTTATCTAGAAAAGAAAGGAATTTACTCATGACAAATTCTCCTAAAACATATAAAACAGAAATAGATTTTTCTGCCGAATGGGACATACCGGCTCAAGAAAAATATATATTCCAATTCTACCATCAGCAATTAGAAGACTTAGAGGCTAATCAGTTACACGTACACGGAGTGAAATTATATACAGTAGATTCCGGAATTGTTGTAACTGCTATTATTAGACACTCATTACCAAAGAAATTACGACTAGACCAAGTAATATTAGTAGTAAAAGATACTGAAGGAAAAGAACTTGCGAAGAAGCAATTTGATATGCAGCTATTCGGAGAGCTTGAGCCATGTACAGCTAGACCATGGAACTTCTTATTTGAAATGGAGGACATAGCAGTTCCTTATGAAGAGATAGAGAATGAAATGGAGTTTGAAATGGCATTTGAGTATTATGAAAAAGTTGTGAAAGACTTCGAATTATACTTAGATGAAAATTGGTCTAATGGCCTTTCAGAGGATCAAAAAAATTATGTACACTCTCTAGTTTCGACATTAGAGCCCCTAAAGGAAAATGAAATATCGATTGTCGGATTCCATTTTCATGAATCTGAGGACGCAATTAATATTTATATCATTATTCGTAATTCATTTTCTCAGGACTTAACAATCGAAAATCTACCTATTCAACTGTTTGATGCAACTGGTGAAATGGTATGTAAGTTAGGCTTCCCACTTGGTGAATTTAGCATTGCTCCGAAGCAAGCTAGACCGATCAGTTTATCTTTCTCTAAAGAAGTATTTCAAAAAGAAAACCCCAATTTTAGCTCATGGAAGATTGAAATGGTTCCGCAGACTCTTTAGATTCTTTTACCGATATAAATCTTTCTGAATGTTCTTCAAGGATTTCATTCTATAAGAAAATAAAGTGAGGACGATGAGTAGTTAAATTCACCGTCCTATTTTAATCCCCATAATTAGTGATATGTTGTTTTAATAACTATAGGATTACAGGCAAGAATACTCTAAATAATTATTTAGTAAGGCTGATTCTACTAATCAGTTATTTACTGACATAGTGGACTGCCTCTTTCTATTTCCTATATAAAAAAAACTCATTATCATTTAGTATCTCTTAATCTGATCATGTGAATTAATTTTTAATTTTAACCCATATTCATTCGTAACACCTTCGACTGAAACAACATTTAATGTTCCAGTTATCTTTCCGTCTTTTCCTTTGTCAATGATTGAACCAACATTCTTGTTCTTATCTTTTAAACCGAACGAAAGAGTAAAGCCATTTTTCACTGTATTGATGTACGTTTCTCTTTGATTATTTGTATATTTTACTTTAGTACCATCGGAATCACTTATAGTAATCGAAGCTTGCTCGGAAACATATGCTTGATCCTGAGCTAATACCGAACCATTTTTATGTTTTATGGGGGCTATCGAAAAAGTTATTACTTCGTTTGAAATGTTATTATCATCACTAGTTCCTTCACTGATCGTCGCAAGTTCAAATGGTCCCTCGATTACTCTTAGTGTCGTTAGACCCCAGCCGACATATGCGGGAATTGCTATACCTGCAGTTTGTTGAACCATCGAATAATCCGTAATAGCACTTTGTTCTGAGTCTGTAGTAAATTTCCATATTCCATTGGACCCCACTTTTGTTTTTCCAAGAAAGTTTCCAGCGTTTTTGAAAAAGTAGACCTCATAACTTGGTTGGCCCGTGCCAAACAACTCTATTTTGTTACCATCCATGCGGTACCCAGCAGTTCCAGGTATGGTTGAAAACTTAGAATCTAGGTTTATCTTAGCAACCACTTTATTACTTGAGATATTGAAGGAAGACACCGACGACGGGGAATAAGTTCCATTAACTACGTCTTCTCTATCCAGTGCAGCCTTGAACGAATCAAAAGAGACAATTGTTCCTTCATTTCGGTAATTGTCGCCAGAAGACTTCATTTTATATTTTAATCCGTCAGTTGTTACGAAGTAGTTATTCTTACTGTCAATGAAATGCACTGTTTTTTTTGATATGGAGCCTGCTTTTGCTGCTACATAGAAATTCATTGAACTTGAAGTTTGTGTTTCAACCACTTTGTTTTTCTCCATTTTGTTAAATGAAATAGATTTATCTAGTGCTGCTGAATTTAGCTCTTTCGCTGTAAATACAATCGTAACTATACCATTGCCATCTGGAGCTACATTTACTGACTTAGCACCAACCGTATTATTTGCTGCTCCATTAATTGAAACTAACTTCAATCCTGTAGGAATATCAACACGGATTGTAGCTTTAGAAGGCTTCCCATTCGACTCTTTAAATATTGCCGCTAAGGCAACTACTTCCGAAGTTTCTTTATGTTGAATTGTTTTATCTCCGACATAAATAGGTACAATACTTCCAGGAATGTTAAATCTAACCGTGTTAGTTTTATATTTCAACGTGTAGATCGATCCAGGTACTTGAATGGATGTTGTTAAGGTAATCGTTAACCCATCTTTACTTAATGAAGTGTTTGTTACTGCCAAACCATTATCTGTTGTAAATTCAGTAGGTTTGATTGAAGATATCGGTCTATTAAGTTTGATAGAAAATGTCGTATTATTTATAATAGAACTTGATACAATTTCAAGTGGCAAAGATACATTAACACCATTTACCCTATTCTGTAGAGCATTCTCCCATTTTAAAGCGTTTGTATTAAGAATTGCTTGAGCTTCATAAACTTTCTTAGCAGCTTCCGAATAATTCCCCCTTCTCACTTCTGCTTCAGCACTCTTAGCTAGCATATGAACGGTCACATCATTTTTTAATTCAACTATTAACTTCTCTGCAGGTCCTTTTACTACATTTCGGATTCTATCGCGAGTAGATTGCCCATATACCCGATCCAACAAAATTGTTTGTTTTCGAAATTCCGCAGTCATTTCATGATATGTCTTTTCTACTTGGTCTAAGTTGTTTGAGTAAACCGCTTTCGAAAGTGCCTTCGTTTTTGCATCAATTTTCGTACTTGCGGTAATTGCATCAAGATACGCCTGAGCACGTTGAATTTGAACTTTTGTATCCATTAGTTGGGCTTCATACTTCAACTTATCCGAAAAACTTACCGCATTTAGTGCACCTTCCACTTTTGCAA encodes:
- a CDS encoding SLAP domain-containing protein produces the protein MTNSPKTYKTEIDFSAEWDIPAQEKYIFQFYHQQLEDLEANQLHVHGVKLYTVDSGIVVTAIIRHSLPKKLRLDQVILVVKDTEGKELAKKQFDMQLFGELEPCTARPWNFLFEMEDIAVPYEEIENEMEFEMAFEYYEKVVKDFELYLDENWSNGLSEDQKNYVHSLVSTLEPLKENEISIVGFHFHESEDAINIYIIIRNSFSQDLTIENLPIQLFDATGEMVCKLGFPLGEFSIAPKQARPISLSFSKEVFQKENPNFSSWKIEMVPQTL